In one window of Paraburkholderia phymatum STM815 DNA:
- the ttcA gene encoding tRNA 2-thiocytidine(32) synthetase TtcA, with the protein MNAPDTLTGLEANAPVTEEAPAASEAERKRAHTRREQKEQYENNKLFKRLARQVGQAIGDFNMIEDGDKVMVCLSGGKDSYAMLDVLMRLRERAPIHFDIVAVNLDQKQPGFPEHVLPEYLSKLDIPYHIENQDTYSIVKRLVPEGKTTCSLCSRLRRGILYRVAGELGATKIALGHHRDDILQTLLLNLFYGGKLKGMPPKLQSDDGKNVVIRPLAYVKETDLEKYAELRQFPIIPCNLCGSQPNLKRAEMKALIREWDKRFPGRVDNMFNALSNVVPSHLMDHKLFPFASLRATGEADPHGDIAFDEEPCSADSASNQTQRPSQTVSFVQFDDI; encoded by the coding sequence ATGAACGCTCCCGACACCCTGACGGGCCTCGAAGCGAACGCGCCCGTTACCGAAGAAGCCCCCGCCGCCAGCGAGGCCGAGCGCAAGCGCGCGCACACGCGTCGCGAGCAGAAAGAGCAGTACGAGAACAACAAGCTGTTCAAGCGCCTCGCGCGCCAGGTCGGCCAGGCGATCGGCGACTTCAACATGATCGAGGATGGCGACAAGGTGATGGTGTGCCTGTCGGGCGGCAAGGACAGCTACGCGATGCTGGATGTCCTGATGCGCCTGCGCGAGCGCGCGCCGATTCACTTCGACATCGTCGCCGTGAATCTCGACCAGAAGCAGCCGGGCTTTCCGGAACACGTGCTGCCCGAGTATCTGAGCAAGCTCGACATTCCGTATCACATCGAGAATCAGGACACGTACAGCATCGTCAAGCGCCTCGTACCCGAGGGCAAGACAACGTGCTCGCTATGCTCGCGCCTGCGCCGCGGCATTCTCTACCGCGTGGCGGGCGAGCTCGGCGCGACGAAGATCGCGCTCGGCCATCATCGCGACGACATCCTGCAGACGCTGCTGCTGAACCTGTTCTACGGCGGCAAGCTGAAGGGCATGCCGCCCAAGCTGCAATCCGACGACGGCAAGAACGTCGTGATTCGTCCGCTCGCGTATGTGAAGGAAACGGACCTCGAGAAGTACGCGGAACTGCGTCAATTCCCGATCATCCCGTGCAACCTGTGCGGCAGCCAGCCGAACCTGAAACGCGCGGAAATGAAGGCGCTGATCCGCGAGTGGGACAAGCGCTTCCCGGGGCGCGTCGACAACATGTTCAACGCATTGTCGAACGTGGTGCCGTCGCACCTGATGGATCACAAACTTTTTCCGTTCGCGAGTCTGCGCGCGACGGGCGAAGCGGACCCGCATGGCGACATCGCTTTCGACGAAGAACCGTGTTCGGCCGATTCCGCGTCGAACCAGACGCAGCGGCCATCGCAAACGGTTTCGTTCGTTCAGTTTGACGACATCTGA
- a CDS encoding dihydroneopterin aldolase — MSALLHPRLADCRRLFLRNYEVHINIGVHDFEKRGEQRVVINVELFVPLAQSTPVEDKLREVVDYDFMRSTIAARVSQGHIHLQETLCDDLAKALLAHPQVRGVRLSTEKPDVYPDCDAVGVEVFQIKED, encoded by the coding sequence ATGTCCGCCTTGCTTCATCCCCGGCTTGCTGATTGCCGCCGGCTCTTTCTGCGCAACTACGAGGTGCACATCAACATCGGCGTGCACGATTTCGAAAAGCGCGGCGAGCAGCGCGTGGTGATCAATGTCGAACTGTTCGTGCCGCTCGCGCAGTCGACGCCCGTCGAAGACAAACTGCGCGAGGTCGTCGACTACGACTTCATGCGCTCGACGATCGCGGCGCGCGTCAGCCAGGGGCACATCCATTTGCAGGAAACGCTTTGCGACGACCTTGCGAAAGCGCTGCTCGCGCATCCGCAAGTGCGGGGCGTGCGTCTGTCGACGGAAAAGCCCGATGTCTATCCCGACTGCGACGCCGTGGGCGTCGAGGTCTTCCAGATCAAAGAGGACTGA
- a CDS encoding SDR family oxidoreductase produces the protein MTVSNDTFAARAQPHRPVRTVLVTGAAHRIGRGLAVGFAAAGWDVAVHYGSSQEQADGVVAEIAALGRRAVALKADLSVEAEVERLVPDCMAALGRPSCIVNNASLFDEDTAFDVGYAKLLHLTSINLGAPLVLARMLHEVTPDDARHDESLRTCVINVLDQKLYNMNPDYLSYTLSKAALGTATVALAQALAPKVRVVGLAPGLTLQSGDQTPASFADAHKVTPLGRASRVEDLVAAALYLADARGVTGTTLVVDGGQHLVPLPRDVMFLTGGDG, from the coding sequence ATGACCGTCTCGAACGATACCTTCGCCGCCCGCGCCCAGCCGCACCGGCCCGTCCGCACCGTGCTCGTCACGGGCGCCGCGCATCGGATCGGCAGAGGGCTGGCCGTCGGGTTCGCCGCGGCGGGCTGGGACGTGGCGGTGCATTACGGGTCGTCGCAGGAACAGGCCGACGGCGTAGTCGCCGAAATCGCCGCGCTGGGACGGCGGGCGGTCGCGCTGAAGGCGGATCTGTCCGTCGAGGCGGAAGTCGAGCGGCTCGTGCCCGATTGCATGGCGGCGCTCGGGCGTCCGTCCTGCATCGTGAACAACGCGTCGCTGTTCGACGAGGACACCGCGTTCGATGTCGGTTACGCGAAGCTGCTGCACCTGACGTCGATCAACCTCGGCGCGCCGCTCGTGCTTGCGCGGATGCTGCACGAAGTCACGCCGGACGACGCGCGGCACGATGAATCGCTGCGCACGTGCGTGATCAACGTGCTCGACCAGAAGCTGTACAACATGAATCCGGATTACCTGTCGTACACACTGTCGAAGGCCGCGCTCGGCACGGCGACCGTCGCGCTCGCGCAGGCGCTGGCGCCGAAGGTGCGTGTCGTGGGTCTCGCGCCAGGCCTCACGCTGCAATCGGGCGATCAGACGCCAGCCAGCTTCGCGGATGCGCACAAGGTGACGCCGCTCGGCCGGGCGTCGCGCGTCGAGGATCTCGTCGCGGCGGCGCTGTATCTCGCGGATGCGCGCGGCGTGACGGGCACGACGCTTGTCGTCGATGGCGGCCAGCATCTCGTGCCGCTGCCGCGCGACGTGATGTTCTTGACGGGCGGCGACGGCTAG
- a CDS encoding class I SAM-dependent methyltransferase — MNPKAHQPDSLPAPGPTALAQSEALVSRIRAEIDANGGWMPFDRYMERALYAPGLGYYSGGAVKFGRRAEDGSDFVTAPELSPLFAGTLARPVAQALEMSGTRHVMEFGAGTGKLASGLLNALFELGAPFDTYSIVDLSGELRERQRETIDALAPALAPRVRWLDALPKAFEGVVVGNEVLDAMPVRLFARASGTWHERGVAAEGGMLRFEDRPLPSTHDAAFLRDLDIEGDADYVTETHEAALAFTRTVCTMLTRGAVFLIDYGFPRHEYYHAQRAQGTLMCHYRHRAHGDPFLYPGLQDITAHVEFTGIAEAGVDAGADLLGYTSQARFLMNAGITEALSAIDPSDIPNFLPAANAVQKLLSEAEMGELFKVIAFSRGIDGTLDAFARGDRSHTL, encoded by the coding sequence ATGAATCCGAAAGCTCACCAACCCGATAGTTTACCTGCTCCCGGCCCGACCGCGCTCGCGCAGTCCGAAGCGCTGGTTTCGCGGATTCGCGCTGAGATCGATGCAAACGGCGGCTGGATGCCGTTCGATCGCTACATGGAGCGCGCGTTGTACGCGCCGGGACTGGGCTACTACAGCGGCGGCGCTGTCAAGTTCGGGCGCCGCGCCGAGGACGGCAGCGACTTCGTGACGGCGCCGGAACTGTCGCCGCTGTTTGCCGGCACGCTCGCGCGGCCCGTCGCGCAGGCGCTCGAAATGAGCGGCACACGCCATGTGATGGAATTCGGCGCGGGCACGGGCAAGCTCGCGTCCGGTTTGCTGAATGCGCTGTTCGAACTCGGTGCGCCGTTCGACACCTACTCGATCGTCGATCTGTCCGGCGAATTGCGCGAACGTCAGCGCGAAACCATCGATGCTCTCGCGCCGGCGCTCGCTCCCCGTGTGCGCTGGCTCGACGCGCTGCCGAAAGCGTTCGAAGGCGTCGTGGTCGGCAACGAAGTGCTCGACGCGATGCCCGTGCGGCTGTTCGCGCGCGCCAGCGGAACGTGGCATGAGCGCGGCGTCGCGGCAGAAGGCGGCATGCTGCGGTTCGAGGACCGTCCCCTCCCGTCGACGCACGATGCCGCCTTTCTGCGCGATCTGGACATCGAAGGCGACGCGGACTACGTCACGGAAACGCACGAAGCCGCCCTCGCCTTCACGCGCACCGTCTGCACGATGCTGACACGCGGCGCGGTGTTCCTGATCGACTATGGCTTTCCGCGTCACGAGTACTATCACGCGCAGCGCGCACAGGGCACGCTGATGTGCCACTACCGGCACCGTGCGCACGGCGATCCGTTTCTCTACCCGGGCTTGCAGGACATCACCGCGCACGTGGAATTCACGGGAATCGCCGAAGCGGGCGTCGATGCGGGCGCGGACCTGCTCGGCTATACGTCGCAGGCGCGCTTTCTGATGAACGCAGGCATCACGGAAGCATTGAGCGCAATCGATCCGTCCGACATCCCGAACTTCCTGCCCGCCGCCAACGCGGTCCAGAAACTGCTGTCGGAAGCGGAAATGGGCGAACTGTTCAAGGTGATCGCGTTCTCGCGCGGCATCGACGGCACGCTCGATGCATTTGCGCGCGGCGACCGCTCCCATACGCTCTGA
- a CDS encoding DUF2905 domain-containing protein, which yields MIRWLLTTFIAVAVLSSCWPWLRKLGIGRLPGDVTLRLFGKEYPFPFMSTLVLSMLLSLIARLL from the coding sequence ATGATCCGCTGGCTGCTGACTACCTTCATCGCGGTGGCCGTGCTGTCGTCGTGCTGGCCGTGGCTGCGCAAGCTGGGTATCGGCAGGTTGCCGGGCGACGTCACGCTGCGGCTGTTCGGAAAGGAATATCCGTTTCCCTTCATGTCGACGCTGGTGCTGTCGATGCTGCTGTCGCTGATCGCCCGGCTGCTTTAA
- a CDS encoding multifunctional CCA addition/repair protein translates to MNIYAVGGAIRDELLGMPVQDRDYVVVGATPEQMIAQGFRPVGKDFPVFLHPDTQEEYALARTERKTSAGYHGFQFFYAPDVTLEDDLARRDLTINAMAREVTPDGALIGPVIDPFNGREDLEHRVFRHVSDAFLEDPVRILRVARFSARFADFSVAPETLALMRKMVEAGEVDALVPERVWQEVSRGLMEKKPSRMFEVLRDCGALARVLPEIDALYGVPQRADYHPEVDTGVHVMMVVDHAAAQNYALAVRFAALTHDLGKATTPEDVLPRHIGHEGRSVDLLKPLCERLRVPNECRDLALLVAREHGNIHRVMETKAAGLVRLFERSDALRKPARFAEALQACEADARGRLGFEANAYPQAERLRQALVAARAVDAGAVAKSYENSPAEIKDAVHRERVRAVAKALNEAPSGQA, encoded by the coding sequence ATGAATATCTACGCAGTAGGCGGTGCGATCCGCGATGAACTGCTCGGCATGCCCGTGCAGGATCGCGATTACGTGGTGGTCGGCGCGACGCCCGAGCAGATGATCGCGCAGGGCTTTCGCCCCGTCGGCAAGGACTTTCCGGTGTTCCTGCATCCCGACACGCAGGAGGAATACGCGCTCGCGCGTACGGAGCGCAAGACATCGGCGGGTTATCACGGCTTTCAGTTTTTCTACGCACCCGATGTCACGCTGGAAGACGACCTCGCGCGACGCGACCTGACGATCAATGCGATGGCGCGCGAGGTTACGCCTGACGGCGCGCTCATCGGCCCGGTGATCGATCCGTTCAACGGCCGGGAAGACCTCGAGCACCGCGTGTTCCGTCATGTCAGCGACGCGTTTCTCGAAGATCCCGTGCGCATTCTGCGCGTCGCGCGCTTTTCGGCGCGCTTTGCGGATTTCAGCGTCGCACCCGAGACGCTCGCGCTGATGCGCAAGATGGTCGAGGCGGGCGAAGTCGATGCACTCGTGCCGGAGCGCGTGTGGCAGGAAGTGTCGCGCGGCTTGATGGAGAAGAAGCCGTCGCGCATGTTCGAGGTGCTGCGCGACTGCGGCGCACTCGCGCGCGTTCTGCCGGAGATCGACGCGCTCTATGGCGTGCCCCAACGCGCCGACTATCACCCGGAAGTGGATACGGGTGTGCATGTGATGATGGTCGTGGATCACGCGGCCGCGCAGAACTATGCGCTGGCCGTTCGCTTCGCCGCGCTCACACACGATCTGGGCAAGGCGACCACGCCCGAAGACGTGTTGCCGCGTCATATCGGCCACGAAGGGCGCAGCGTCGATCTGCTCAAGCCGCTGTGCGAGCGTTTGCGCGTGCCGAACGAATGCCGCGATCTCGCGCTGCTGGTGGCGCGCGAGCACGGCAACATCCATCGCGTGATGGAAACGAAGGCGGCCGGTCTCGTGCGGCTTTTCGAGCGCAGCGACGCGCTGCGCAAGCCGGCGCGTTTTGCCGAAGCATTGCAGGCCTGCGAGGCCGACGCGCGCGGCCGGTTAGGCTTCGAAGCGAACGCGTATCCGCAGGCCGAGCGTTTGCGTCAGGCGCTCGTCGCGGCGCGCGCCGTCGATGCCGGCGCGGTAGCGAAGTCGTATGAAAACAGTCCCGCGGAGATCAAAGACGCCGTGCATCGCGAGCGCGTGCGGGCCGTGGCAAAAGCGCTGAACGAAGCGCCTTCCGGGCAAGCGTAG
- a CDS encoding glutathione S-transferase family protein yields MKLIIGDKNYSSWSMRPWLVLKHFGIAFEEIMIPLFEPETKASILAHSPSGKVPSLLTDDGVTVWDSLAICETLAERHPQHALWPRDAVARGRARSVSAEMHSGFGDLRSNMWMNIRASFPGKGATPGALADIARIDAIWSECLETYGGPFLFGDFTIADAMYAPVVMRFNTWQPKLSAAAGAYARRVTEQPAVAAWISDALREGHDIAKYDVCA; encoded by the coding sequence ATGAAACTCATTATCGGCGACAAGAACTATTCGTCCTGGTCAATGCGGCCTTGGCTCGTACTCAAGCACTTCGGCATTGCGTTCGAAGAAATCATGATTCCGCTGTTCGAACCCGAGACGAAAGCGTCGATCCTCGCGCACTCGCCTTCGGGGAAGGTGCCGAGCCTGCTGACGGACGACGGCGTCACCGTGTGGGATTCGCTCGCGATCTGCGAGACGCTTGCAGAACGTCACCCGCAGCACGCGCTGTGGCCGCGCGACGCCGTTGCGCGTGGCCGTGCGCGCAGCGTTAGCGCCGAAATGCATTCCGGTTTCGGCGATCTGCGCTCGAACATGTGGATGAACATTCGCGCGTCGTTTCCTGGCAAGGGCGCGACGCCCGGCGCACTCGCCGACATCGCGCGCATCGACGCGATCTGGAGCGAATGCCTCGAAACTTATGGCGGTCCGTTCCTGTTCGGCGACTTCACGATTGCGGACGCAATGTACGCGCCCGTCGTGATGCGTTTCAACACGTGGCAGCCGAAGCTGTCGGCAGCGGCGGGTGCTTACGCGCGCCGCGTAACGGAACAACCGGCCGTCGCCGCGTGGATTAGCGATGCCTTGCGCGAAGGCCATGACATCGCCAAGTACGACGTTTGCGCATGA
- a CDS encoding complex I NDUFA9 subunit family protein, with product MRHQTIAVIGGSGFIGSHLVNALVEIGKTVRIATRRRYNARHLTLLPIDVVETDVFDPIQLARFVEGADAVVNLVGVLHGRRGDPYGPEFAKAHVELPTRIVSACEGKSVHRLIHVSAIGADPRGPSMYLRSKGDGERAIHASSMLASTIFRPSVVFGPEDQFLNKFAFLQRMFPVIPLAKAGARFQPIFVGDVAKAIVNVLDLDASTGRTYELGGPSVYTLEALVEYCGDVIGKHARIVRLPDSLARLQALSFELAPGEPVLSRDNLDSMKIDAVLSAPLAPELDIEPASIETIAPVYLTGSSFRSRFNAFRASAGR from the coding sequence ATGCGACATCAAACCATCGCGGTCATCGGCGGTTCCGGTTTTATCGGCAGTCATCTCGTCAACGCGCTCGTCGAAATCGGCAAGACGGTGCGCATCGCCACCCGCCGCCGCTATAACGCGCGGCATCTCACGCTGCTTCCCATCGACGTGGTGGAAACCGACGTGTTCGATCCCATTCAGCTCGCGCGTTTCGTCGAGGGCGCGGACGCCGTGGTCAATCTGGTCGGCGTGCTGCACGGCCGTCGCGGCGATCCGTATGGACCCGAGTTCGCGAAAGCGCACGTCGAATTGCCAACCAGGATCGTCTCCGCCTGCGAAGGCAAGAGCGTGCACCGGCTGATCCACGTCAGCGCGATCGGCGCCGACCCGCGTGGGCCGAGCATGTATCTGCGCTCGAAGGGCGATGGCGAGCGCGCGATTCACGCATCGTCGATGCTGGCGTCGACGATCTTTCGTCCCTCGGTTGTGTTCGGTCCCGAAGACCAGTTCCTCAACAAGTTCGCGTTCCTGCAGCGCATGTTTCCCGTCATCCCGCTCGCCAAGGCCGGCGCGCGCTTTCAACCGATCTTTGTCGGCGATGTCGCGAAGGCAATCGTGAACGTGCTGGACCTCGACGCCTCGACGGGGCGCACGTATGAGCTGGGCGGTCCTTCCGTCTACACGCTCGAAGCACTCGTCGAATATTGCGGCGACGTAATCGGCAAGCATGCGCGCATCGTGCGGCTGCCCGATTCGCTGGCGCGTCTGCAGGCGCTGTCATTCGAACTCGCGCCCGGGGAGCCGGTACTGTCGCGCGACAATCTCGACTCGATGAAGATCGATGCCGTACTGAGCGCACCCCTCGCGCCCGAACTCGATATTGAGCCCGCCAGCATCGAAACCATCGCACCCGTATACCTGACGGGCTCGTCGTTCCGTTCGCGCTTCAATGCGTTCCGCGCGAGCGCGGGCCGTTAA